In one Zobellia galactanivorans genomic region, the following are encoded:
- a CDS encoding NAD(P)/FAD-dependent oxidoreductase — translation MKLSYWEYNTWLTDIDFTIVGSGIVGLNCALRLRERFPKAKILILEKGFLPQGASTKNAGFACFGSISEVMADLGSHSEQEVIDLVAQRWKGIGLLRKKLGDQSIDFQVNGGHELFLDSADALYLDCAERLPEINKLLQSVYGADAFHLGPNTFGFHKVKKKYITNSFEGQLHTGKMMNGLLRLVQAAGVLQLNSITVEDFSGKASGVHVKTDRFEFVTRKLFIATNGFAAQLLNEEVQPARAQVLITEPIAGLHIKGTFHFDEGYYYFRNIDDRILFGGGRNLDLKGEETDRFACTPRIQERLEMLLKEVILPDTPHKVAQRWSGIMGTGPQKKPIVKAISDHVYCGLRLGGMGIAIGSAVGAELADLTQ, via the coding sequence TTGAAACTAAGTTATTGGGAGTATAACACCTGGTTGACCGATATCGACTTTACCATTGTTGGCAGTGGTATCGTAGGGCTTAACTGTGCCCTGCGACTTCGTGAGCGATTTCCAAAAGCGAAAATATTGATTTTGGAAAAAGGCTTTTTGCCCCAAGGGGCCAGCACCAAAAATGCCGGTTTTGCCTGTTTCGGGAGTATTTCCGAGGTTATGGCCGATTTGGGGAGCCACAGCGAACAAGAGGTGATAGACCTCGTGGCCCAACGTTGGAAAGGCATAGGCTTGCTCCGAAAGAAACTCGGGGATCAAAGTATCGATTTTCAAGTGAACGGCGGACATGAACTGTTTCTCGATTCGGCCGATGCGCTCTATCTCGACTGTGCGGAACGGCTTCCTGAAATCAACAAACTCTTGCAATCGGTCTATGGGGCCGATGCCTTTCACTTGGGGCCCAATACGTTCGGCTTCCATAAAGTGAAGAAAAAATACATTACCAATAGCTTCGAAGGGCAATTGCACACCGGTAAAATGATGAACGGACTATTGCGCTTGGTACAGGCGGCAGGGGTTCTCCAATTGAACTCCATCACCGTAGAGGATTTCTCGGGAAAAGCATCGGGCGTGCACGTAAAGACCGACAGGTTTGAGTTTGTAACCCGTAAGTTGTTTATTGCCACCAATGGTTTTGCCGCCCAATTGTTGAACGAGGAAGTTCAACCGGCCAGGGCACAAGTATTGATTACCGAGCCTATCGCCGGTCTTCATATTAAGGGGACTTTTCATTTCGATGAGGGCTATTATTATTTCAGGAATATCGATGACCGTATTTTGTTCGGGGGAGGAAGGAATCTCGACCTAAAAGGTGAGGAAACCGACCGGTTCGCTTGTACGCCACGCATTCAAGAACGTCTGGAAATGCTGCTTAAAGAAGTCATCTTGCCCGATACACCCCATAAGGTTGCCCAAAGGTGGAGCGGGATCATGGGCACGGGGCCACAGAAGAAACCGATTGTTAAAGCGATTTCCGACCATGTTTATTGCGGACTGCGTTTGGGAGGGATGGGAATAGCCATAGGAAGCGCCGTAGGGGCAGAGTTGGCCGACTTGACCCAATAG
- the accC gene encoding acetyl-CoA carboxylase biotin carboxylase subunit, which yields MFKKILIANRGEIALRVIRTCKEMGIKTVAVYSKADEESLHVRFADEAVCIGPAPSSESYLKIPNIIAAAEITNADAIHPGYGFLSENSKFSKICAEHDIKFIGASGEHIDRMGDKSSAKKTMKEAGVPTVPGSDGLLKDVADAKKIAKKMGYPVMIKATAGGGGKGMRAVWKEEEMEDLFESAVQEATAAFGNGGMYMEKLIEEPRHIEIQIVGDQYGKACHLSERDCSIQRRHQKLTEETPSPFMTDKLREDMGKAAVKAAEYIKYEGAGTIEFLVDKHRNFYFMEMNTRIQVEHPITEQVIDYDLIREQILVAGGVPISGKNYLPKLHSIECRINAEDPYNNFRPSPGRITTLHIPGGHGVRMDTHVYSGYSIPPNYDSMIAKLITTAQTREEAINKMKRALDEFVIEGVKTTIPFHRQLMDHPDYLAGNYTTKFMEDFKMDPPPAE from the coding sequence ATGTTCAAAAAAATATTGATTGCAAATAGGGGAGAGATTGCGCTTCGGGTTATACGTACCTGTAAGGAAATGGGTATAAAAACCGTTGCCGTCTACTCTAAGGCAGATGAAGAAAGTTTGCATGTGCGCTTTGCGGATGAGGCTGTCTGTATAGGTCCGGCCCCGAGTAGTGAGTCGTACCTTAAAATACCGAATATTATTGCGGCGGCTGAAATTACCAATGCCGATGCCATTCACCCAGGTTATGGTTTTCTTTCGGAAAACTCTAAGTTTTCTAAAATTTGTGCCGAACACGATATAAAGTTTATCGGTGCTTCCGGAGAGCATATTGACCGTATGGGAGATAAGTCTTCCGCCAAAAAAACCATGAAAGAGGCCGGTGTACCTACCGTGCCTGGATCCGATGGTCTTTTGAAAGATGTTGCCGACGCTAAAAAGATTGCCAAAAAAATGGGCTATCCCGTTATGATAAAGGCAACCGCAGGTGGTGGAGGAAAAGGTATGCGTGCCGTTTGGAAAGAAGAGGAAATGGAAGACCTCTTTGAAAGTGCCGTTCAAGAAGCTACGGCTGCTTTCGGTAACGGGGGTATGTATATGGAAAAATTGATCGAAGAACCAAGGCATATTGAAATCCAGATTGTAGGAGACCAATATGGTAAGGCCTGTCACCTTTCTGAAAGGGATTGTTCCATTCAACGTAGGCACCAAAAGCTGACCGAAGAAACGCCTTCTCCGTTTATGACCGACAAGCTTCGTGAAGATATGGGCAAAGCGGCCGTAAAGGCAGCCGAGTACATCAAATACGAAGGTGCGGGTACCATTGAGTTTTTGGTAGATAAACACCGGAACTTCTACTTTATGGAGATGAATACCCGTATTCAGGTAGAGCATCCTATTACCGAGCAAGTTATCGATTACGATTTGATCCGTGAGCAGATCTTGGTAGCGGGCGGCGTGCCGATCTCAGGTAAAAACTACCTGCCGAAATTACATTCTATAGAGTGTAGGATCAATGCCGAAGACCCGTATAACAACTTTAGGCCTTCTCCAGGTAGAATAACTACCTTGCATATTCCAGGTGGCCACGGTGTTCGTATGGATACCCATGTGTACAGCGGATACAGCATTCCTCCGAACTATGACTCCATGATCGCCAAACTGATAACCACGGCGCAAACCCGTGAAGAGGCTATCAATAAAATGAAAAGGGCGCTTGACGAATTCGTAATCGAAGGCGTGAAAACGACCATTCCTTTTCACAGACAATTAATGGATCATCCTGATTATTTGGCCGGTAACTATACCACCAAATTTATGGAAGACTTTAAAATGGATCCTCCCCCAGCGGAATAA
- the rpmF gene encoding 50S ribosomal protein L32: MAHPKRKISKTRRDKRRTHYKAVAPTLAKDPTTGEMHLFHRAHWHEGKLYYKGQVLIDKTEEAEA, encoded by the coding sequence ATGGCACATCCTAAGAGAAAAATATCGAAAACCAGAAGGGATAAAAGAAGAACCCACTATAAAGCGGTAGCGCCAACTTTGGCAAAAGACCCTACCACTGGCGAGATGCACCTGTTTCACAGAGCACACTGGCATGAAGGTAAGCTTTATTACAAAGGTCAGGTTTTAATTGACAAGACTGAAGAAGCCGAAGCATAA
- a CDS encoding cupredoxin domain-containing protein, with product MKNIITAVVLVFTLAFSANAQNEMSKKEVKTIALEQTPGEFTQKQLTVSPGTYIFEIANKDVGHDVGFVLVKKGEDISKPENHIQTAYVTEVVATGKTQLSKPTVLEAGEYVYFCPMNPTATDNTILVK from the coding sequence ATGAAAAATATAATAACAGCAGTAGTATTGGTTTTTACCCTAGCATTTTCAGCAAATGCCCAAAATGAAATGAGCAAAAAAGAGGTCAAGACAATTGCCTTGGAACAAACTCCAGGGGAGTTTACCCAAAAGCAACTTACGGTTAGCCCGGGGACTTATATCTTTGAAATTGCCAACAAAGATGTTGGACACGATGTCGGTTTTGTTTTGGTTAAAAAGGGCGAAGATATCAGCAAGCCGGAAAACCATATTCAAACCGCTTATGTTACCGAAGTGGTAGCTACCGGAAAAACCCAATTGTCTAAACCCACAGTTTTGGAAGCCGGGGAGTATGTGTATTTCTGTCCCATGAACCCAACCGCTACCGACAATACTATTCTTGTTAAGTAA
- a CDS encoding carboxymuconolactone decarboxylase family protein, whose protein sequence is MSKFNVPTREEVSSNNQAIFDNLEKAVGFVPNLYATYAYSENALANYLALSSAKTSLTAKQKEVVNLAVSQVNDCSYCLAAHTAIGKMNGFSDSEILELRAGKASFDHKLDALANFAKDVTENRGAADGAVVEKFLNAGWTKENLVDTIVLVGDKTISNYLHKTTDVPVDFPVAAPLEAVEA, encoded by the coding sequence ATGAGCAAATTTAACGTACCCACAAGAGAAGAAGTAAGTTCAAACAACCAAGCCATATTCGATAATCTAGAAAAAGCGGTAGGCTTTGTACCTAATCTTTATGCCACTTATGCCTATTCGGAAAACGCTTTGGCCAATTACCTGGCATTGAGCAGTGCCAAGACTTCCTTGACCGCCAAGCAAAAAGAAGTGGTAAACCTAGCCGTAAGCCAGGTGAACGATTGTAGTTACTGTCTTGCAGCACACACCGCAATCGGAAAAATGAACGGCTTCAGTGATTCGGAAATTCTTGAACTTAGGGCCGGAAAAGCTTCTTTTGACCATAAACTCGACGCCTTGGCCAATTTTGCCAAAGACGTCACGGAAAACCGAGGTGCAGCCGATGGGGCCGTAGTTGAAAAGTTCTTAAATGCAGGATGGACGAAAGAGAACCTAGTAGACACCATAGTATTGGTGGGCGACAAAACCATCTCTAACTATCTGCACAAAACCACCGATGTTCCCGTAGACTTTCCCGTAGCCGCACCCTTAGAGGCCGTAGAAGCTTAA
- a CDS encoding beta-ketoacyl-ACP synthase III: MSKTTAAITAVGGYVPNFVLTNKMLEDMVETNDEWIVSRTGIKERRVLKPEEGQGTSYLAIKAAEDLIKRKNIDPKEIDLVIVATATPDSMVASTAAFVASKIGAVDAYAYDLLAACSSFLFGMSTAASYIESGRYKKVLLIGADKMSSIIDYTDRTTCIIFGDGAGAALFEPNEDGFGLQDEYLRADGSGRQYLGMDAGGSLMPATEETVKNRKHFIYQDGRTVFKFAVSNMADVAEKIMKRNDLEHTDVSWLVPHQANKRIIDATANRMGLDNSKVLMNIEKYGNTTSATLPLLLSDFESKLKKGDNLVFAAFGGGFTWGSIYLKWAY, translated from the coding sequence ATGAGTAAAACAACAGCAGCGATTACAGCTGTAGGAGGATATGTTCCTAATTTTGTTCTAACCAATAAAATGCTGGAAGATATGGTAGAGACAAATGATGAATGGATCGTCTCTAGAACGGGGATTAAAGAAAGAAGGGTGCTGAAACCCGAAGAAGGTCAGGGTACTTCGTACTTGGCCATAAAAGCCGCTGAAGATCTTATCAAAAGAAAGAATATTGATCCAAAAGAAATAGACCTTGTTATTGTTGCCACGGCCACACCTGATAGTATGGTGGCATCGACCGCAGCGTTTGTAGCATCTAAAATAGGTGCCGTTGATGCGTATGCCTACGATCTTTTGGCCGCCTGCTCGAGTTTTTTGTTCGGTATGTCTACCGCGGCAAGCTATATTGAATCGGGAAGGTATAAAAAAGTACTATTGATCGGGGCTGATAAAATGTCGTCGATCATAGATTATACGGATCGAACCACTTGTATTATTTTTGGCGATGGTGCCGGTGCGGCGTTGTTCGAACCGAACGAGGATGGTTTTGGTCTGCAAGACGAATACTTGAGGGCCGATGGTTCGGGAAGACAATATTTGGGCATGGATGCCGGAGGTTCCCTAATGCCGGCTACGGAAGAAACCGTTAAGAACAGAAAACACTTTATCTATCAAGATGGTAGAACGGTGTTTAAGTTTGCCGTTTCGAATATGGCCGATGTTGCCGAAAAAATAATGAAAAGGAACGACCTTGAGCATACCGATGTTTCTTGGTTGGTGCCCCATCAGGCGAATAAAAGAATTATTGATGCTACGGCCAATAGAATGGGGCTCGACAATTCTAAAGTGCTAATGAACATAGAAAAATACGGGAATACCACATCGGCTACCCTGCCTTTGTTATTGTCCGATTTTGAAAGTAAATTGAAAAAAGGTGACAACCTTGTTTTTGCCGCTTTTGGAGGCGGTTTTACATGGGGTTCCATCTACCTAAAATGGGCCTACTAA
- a CDS encoding COG2426 family protein, protein MIIDFIIAILWSLSPFGEAKVGIPYGLLNGLNIYLVFLFCFAANVLVFPLMLFFLEKINRYFLRWGFYKKSAIFVARKAKTGSGDKIKRYGFWGLIFFVMIPMPGTGVYAGSIASYLFKIEKTKAFWANTIGIFLSSVIVWSATLASMKGMG, encoded by the coding sequence GTGATTATAGATTTTATCATTGCCATATTATGGAGCCTTTCCCCCTTTGGGGAAGCCAAGGTAGGTATACCCTATGGGTTGCTCAATGGTCTTAATATCTATCTCGTATTTCTTTTTTGTTTTGCCGCCAATGTGCTTGTATTTCCGTTAATGCTCTTCTTTCTTGAGAAGATCAACCGCTATTTTTTGCGTTGGGGCTTTTATAAGAAATCGGCCATATTCGTTGCACGAAAGGCCAAGACCGGTTCGGGCGACAAAATAAAACGTTACGGCTTTTGGGGCCTTATATTTTTTGTGATGATTCCTATGCCCGGTACAGGCGTATATGCCGGAAGTATTGCCTCATACCTCTTTAAAATCGAGAAAACGAAAGCCTTTTGGGCCAATACCATAGGTATTTTTCTTTCTTCGGTAATCGTTTGGTCGGCCACCTTGGCATCAATGAAGGGCATGGGCTAG
- a CDS encoding fibronectin type III domain-containing protein has translation MLKFVPLKYPKKNKVFTLLLIAVLALSSCSKDENGNLSPKDFELSLGEVSATTAEINWTTAIDPEGSVVSYALYLNNSSIVEGLSTNSYNLTGLESKTNYEVKLIATDPEGNRNEKKLNFNTTDKAKVDANLNITLDYAKYTNAKISWSYTSSNSGEIKYDLYFMDELRESDLTYKKYEFFVLENDTEYQGKIVAKQDGKELGVKEFQFKTLYNAPPTAFDITLLETTFYSFLIDVGESEDPDNDGSLKYELFIDDVNATEEKYGGTVTIGSGGARQNGLQANTTYKVQVRATDRKGGRTFSNTLEISTDPAPPATFTIEQETNEPKRIFTIPNLYDKGGLNEVNFYLDGEKFTGAFGINQDGSITYNFDSEDVPETNKTYNLQFELGWDTDWNGTMYYSKSDNENLQVRVTEYSPTTANIESVVLYGPEHETTPLQFVVKFENNLISEAEDYDIYQLKIGGIEIKNYFVNQIGGANEVSLSGSVTLEQYNKIIASPDFTRVVTFDADGYRSLKRFYHF, from the coding sequence ATGCTCAAATTTGTTCCCCTAAAGTACCCAAAGAAAAATAAAGTGTTCACACTTTTATTGATAGCGGTGCTTGCCCTCTCTTCGTGTTCAAAAGACGAAAACGGCAACCTTTCTCCAAAAGATTTTGAACTAAGCCTAGGCGAAGTTTCGGCCACTACGGCCGAAATAAATTGGACCACCGCCATAGACCCTGAAGGAAGTGTTGTATCCTATGCGCTTTACCTGAACAATTCTTCAATTGTAGAAGGGCTTAGCACAAACAGTTACAACCTAACGGGACTCGAAAGCAAGACCAACTACGAAGTGAAACTCATCGCAACCGACCCAGAAGGCAACCGCAATGAGAAAAAATTGAACTTCAACACCACGGACAAGGCCAAGGTAGATGCCAACCTAAACATTACCTTAGATTATGCAAAATATACCAATGCAAAAATTTCATGGTCTTATACTTCCAGTAATTCAGGGGAAATCAAGTACGACCTCTATTTTATGGACGAACTACGCGAAAGCGATTTAACCTATAAAAAATACGAATTTTTCGTGCTGGAAAACGATACCGAATATCAGGGTAAGATAGTGGCCAAGCAAGACGGAAAGGAATTAGGAGTGAAAGAGTTTCAATTTAAGACGCTCTACAACGCACCTCCGACAGCTTTTGACATAACCCTTTTGGAAACCACCTTTTATTCATTTCTAATAGACGTGGGCGAATCGGAAGACCCTGATAACGATGGTAGTTTAAAATATGAACTATTTATAGATGATGTGAATGCTACCGAAGAGAAGTATGGAGGAACGGTAACCATAGGAAGCGGTGGCGCCAGACAAAATGGTCTACAGGCCAACACCACTTACAAGGTACAAGTAAGGGCTACTGACCGCAAAGGAGGCAGAACCTTTAGTAATACCTTGGAAATAAGCACTGATCCCGCTCCCCCGGCTACCTTTACCATAGAGCAAGAGACCAATGAACCAAAACGTATATTCACCATACCAAATCTATACGACAAGGGTGGATTGAATGAGGTAAACTTTTACTTAGACGGTGAAAAGTTTACTGGGGCATTCGGTATAAATCAGGATGGTTCAATTACCTATAATTTTGATTCAGAAGATGTACCAGAAACCAATAAAACGTACAATTTACAGTTTGAACTTGGCTGGGATACCGATTGGAATGGAACCATGTACTACTCAAAAAGCGATAATGAAAATCTTCAAGTACGCGTAACCGAGTACAGTCCTACTACTGCCAACATTGAGAGTGTTGTACTTTATGGACCGGAACACGAAACAACACCCTTACAATTTGTTGTAAAGTTTGAAAACAATTTAATAAGTGAGGCGGAAGATTACGACATATACCAATTGAAGATTGGAGGTATTGAGATAAAGAACTACTTCGTAAATCAAATTGGTGGTGCAAATGAAGTAAGCTTGAGCGGTAGTGTAACCCTTGAGCAATATAATAAGATTATTGCGAGTCCCGACTTTACAAGAGTAGTTACATTTGATGCAGATGGTTACCGCTCCCTTAAAAGATTTTACCACTTTTAA
- a CDS encoding IlvD/Edd family dehydratase has protein sequence MKDKKHLRSSEWFGGKDKMGFVHRSWLRNQGYPDDYFKDKPVIGICNTWSELTPCNGHLRDFAEVVKRGILEAGGFPMEFPVMSLGETIMRPTSMLFRNLASMDTEESIRANPLDGIVLLTGCDKTTPSTVMGACSVDLPTIVVPGGPMLSGRFRGEKMGSGSMNWMIKEKRSVDGFTDDDFTEAEVCVARSIGHCNTMGTASTMATMVEALGLTLPGFSSIPAADSRKKLFAQLSGRRIVEMVKEDLTLSKILTRQAFENAIVTNAAVGGSTNLIIHLTAIAGRIGVDLNLEDFDTLGSKVPLLVNMKPSGKHLMEDFFYAGGISVVLKELSKKLHADALTVNGKYITENYTQAVCYDDDVIGTMEKPFQQEAGIAVLKGNLCEDGAVIKPSAASKELMKHSGRAVVFESMEDYHTRIDDPDLDIDKNSVIVLKGVGPKGYPGMPEVGNVDLPKKLLMQGVTDMVRISDGRMSGTAAGTVILHVSPESTVGGTLALVQNGDWITLDVENRKLHLDISGEELAKRKAAWKAPEPLADRGYVKMYIDHVEQAHKGADLDFLVGGSGSKVDRDLH, from the coding sequence ATGAAAGACAAGAAACACCTCCGCAGTAGTGAATGGTTTGGCGGAAAGGACAAAATGGGCTTCGTACATCGCTCATGGTTAAGAAACCAAGGTTATCCCGACGATTATTTTAAAGACAAACCCGTAATAGGCATCTGTAATACCTGGTCTGAACTCACTCCTTGTAACGGACATCTGCGCGATTTTGCCGAAGTGGTCAAAAGGGGAATTTTGGAAGCCGGCGGTTTTCCTATGGAGTTTCCGGTCATGTCTTTGGGCGAAACCATTATGAGGCCAACCTCAATGCTGTTCCGTAACTTGGCCAGTATGGATACCGAAGAATCGATACGCGCCAATCCGCTTGATGGCATCGTTCTATTGACGGGCTGCGATAAAACCACGCCCAGTACCGTAATGGGGGCCTGTAGCGTTGACCTGCCTACTATTGTCGTACCTGGCGGACCCATGCTCAGCGGAAGGTTTCGCGGTGAGAAAATGGGGTCGGGAAGTATGAATTGGATGATCAAGGAAAAACGCAGTGTAGATGGTTTTACCGATGATGATTTTACGGAGGCGGAAGTCTGTGTGGCACGGAGTATCGGGCATTGTAATACGATGGGAACGGCCTCTACTATGGCTACTATGGTGGAAGCCTTAGGGTTGACCTTACCCGGGTTTTCGTCCATTCCCGCTGCCGATTCGAGAAAAAAGTTGTTTGCCCAGCTCTCGGGAAGGCGAATCGTAGAGATGGTAAAAGAAGATTTGACCTTGTCTAAAATATTGACCCGACAAGCCTTCGAAAATGCCATAGTGACCAATGCCGCGGTCGGCGGGTCTACTAACCTCATTATCCATTTGACGGCCATAGCGGGACGGATTGGGGTGGACTTAAACCTTGAGGATTTCGATACCTTGGGAAGTAAGGTTCCCCTTTTGGTCAATATGAAACCTTCAGGGAAGCACTTAATGGAAGACTTCTTTTATGCGGGCGGAATTTCCGTAGTGTTGAAGGAACTAAGTAAAAAATTACATGCCGATGCATTGACCGTAAACGGAAAGTATATTACCGAAAACTATACCCAGGCCGTCTGCTATGATGACGATGTGATCGGGACCATGGAAAAACCCTTTCAGCAAGAAGCGGGCATAGCCGTACTCAAGGGGAACCTGTGCGAAGATGGTGCGGTCATAAAACCATCGGCGGCCTCAAAGGAATTGATGAAGCATTCGGGTAGGGCCGTGGTTTTTGAGAGTATGGAAGACTACCATACCCGAATAGACGACCCTGATCTTGATATTGACAAAAACAGCGTTATCGTATTAAAAGGTGTGGGGCCAAAAGGTTATCCCGGTATGCCCGAAGTGGGTAACGTAGACCTTCCAAAAAAACTATTGATGCAAGGGGTTACCGATATGGTGCGTATTTCCGATGGGAGGATGAGCGGAACGGCGGCAGGAACCGTTATTCTACACGTTTCCCCTGAATCTACCGTGGGCGGTACACTGGCTTTGGTGCAAAATGGCGATTGGATCACACTCGATGTCGAGAACAGAAAGCTTCATTTAGACATTTCAGGGGAGGAATTGGCAAAACGTAAGGCGGCTTGGAAAGCGCCCGAACCCTTGGCGGATAGGGGCTATGTAAAAATGTACATAGACCATGTGGAGCAGGCGCACAAAGGGGCCGACCTAGACTTCTTGGTCGGTGGTTCGGGGTCTAAGGTGGATAGGGATTTACATTAA
- the accB gene encoding acetyl-CoA carboxylase biotin carboxyl carrier protein, with the protein MDIKEIQTLIKFVAKSGASEVKLEMEDLKITIKTGSSDSGNETTYVQQIPMAQPQMMASPQPPVQSIEAGSTDKKAEKKEDDSKYITIKSPIIGTFYRKPSPDKSPFVEVGSTIGKGDVLCVIEAMKLFNDIESEVSGKIVKILVEDSSPVEFDQPLFLVDPS; encoded by the coding sequence ATGGATATTAAAGAAATTCAAACCCTGATCAAATTTGTTGCAAAGTCGGGAGCCAGTGAAGTAAAGTTAGAGATGGAGGATTTAAAAATTACCATCAAGACCGGTTCTTCCGATTCTGGAAACGAAACGACTTACGTACAACAAATCCCAATGGCGCAGCCTCAAATGATGGCTTCCCCCCAACCGCCTGTGCAGAGCATTGAAGCAGGTTCGACCGATAAAAAGGCCGAGAAAAAGGAAGACGATTCAAAGTATATTACTATCAAATCACCTATCATAGGTACTTTTTATAGAAAGCCATCACCAGATAAGAGCCCCTTTGTAGAGGTGGGCAGTACTATCGGTAAAGGTGATGTCCTCTGTGTTATAGAGGCCATGAAACTTTTCAACGATATAGAGTCAGAGGTTTCAGGTAAAATTGTGAAGATTTTGGTTGAAGATTCCTCTCCGGTAGAATTCGACCAGCCCTTGTTTTTGGTAGATCCTTCATAA
- a CDS encoding 3-oxoacyl-ACP synthase — MISKEELYRFCSTFVAERIARIQKNIEDIQTSLTSETKSSAGDKHETGRAMLQLEREKLGQQLAEAEKMKQVMSKVPKDGNTATVGLGSWVVTARADYFLAISAGEFKTRQKSVYCISAATPIAKLLFGKQIGDAVVFNGQDLKIVDIK; from the coding sequence ATGATAAGCAAAGAAGAACTCTACCGGTTTTGTAGCACTTTCGTAGCCGAGCGTATCGCTAGGATCCAAAAAAACATTGAAGACATTCAAACGTCGTTGACCTCAGAAACCAAAAGTAGTGCGGGAGACAAGCATGAAACAGGGCGTGCCATGTTGCAGCTGGAACGTGAAAAACTCGGGCAGCAGCTGGCGGAAGCCGAAAAAATGAAGCAGGTAATGTCTAAAGTTCCCAAAGACGGGAATACCGCCACCGTCGGCCTAGGCAGTTGGGTGGTCACGGCAAGGGCCGATTACTTTTTGGCGATTTCCGCAGGGGAGTTTAAAACCCGGCAAAAAAGCGTCTATTGTATTTCTGCGGCTACGCCGATCGCTAAATTGCTTTTCGGAAAACAAATCGGGGATGCCGTGGTTTTTAACGGGCAAGACCTAAAGATTGTAGATATAAAATAA
- a CDS encoding helix-turn-helix domain-containing protein codes for MKFEFNDTKIGSHLGFTDDIKAHEKQFSVKSGNIYMLWNRNQASLELHVDGIPVELLPNQLVTTTYLQHVSYEKTELPLTAFHFNREFYCINDHDHEVSCNGILFFGTQDLPIISIPKEQKRKFDTLYEVFQDEFSTPDAIQGDMLQMLLKRLIIICTRLAKEQLIVKKLNNDQVEIIRKFNVLVDTHYKTKRKVSDYAELLFKSPKTLSNLFSIYNQKSPQQIILERLALEAKRLIHFTDKQNQEIAYDLGFNDPAHFSRFFKKMTGCSPSQYRETPEIAL; via the coding sequence ATGAAATTCGAGTTCAACGATACCAAAATAGGATCGCATTTAGGGTTTACCGATGACATCAAAGCGCATGAAAAGCAATTTTCGGTAAAATCGGGGAACATTTATATGCTGTGGAATAGAAATCAAGCCTCCCTTGAACTCCATGTTGACGGCATACCTGTAGAGCTATTGCCCAATCAATTGGTCACCACCACATACCTGCAACATGTTTCCTATGAAAAAACGGAATTACCTTTGACCGCCTTTCATTTTAATCGGGAATTTTACTGCATCAATGACCATGACCACGAAGTGTCTTGCAACGGCATACTATTTTTCGGCACCCAAGACCTTCCCATAATTTCCATTCCCAAAGAACAAAAACGAAAATTCGACACCCTATACGAGGTGTTTCAAGATGAGTTTTCCACCCCTGACGCCATACAGGGCGATATGCTTCAAATGCTTTTAAAACGATTGATCATTATTTGTACGCGCTTGGCCAAAGAGCAACTTATCGTAAAGAAGCTGAACAACGACCAAGTAGAAATTATAAGAAAGTTCAACGTATTGGTAGATACCCATTACAAGACCAAAAGAAAGGTAAGCGATTATGCCGAACTTCTTTTTAAGAGTCCGAAAACGCTGTCGAACCTCTTTTCCATATACAATCAAAAATCGCCACAACAAATTATTCTTGAACGCCTGGCCCTTGAAGCAAAGCGATTGATCCATTTTACCGACAAGCAAAACCAAGAAATAGCCTATGACCTTGGTTTTAACGACCCGGCCCATTTTAGTCGGTTTTTCAAGAAAATGACGGGATGTTCCCCCTCACAATACCGAGAAACACCAGAAATAGCCCTGTAA